In the Flavobacterium acetivorans genome, one interval contains:
- a CDS encoding KTSC domain-containing protein — protein sequence MKKIVEYRKLLNVDKTAELKDLKTIYRNAMKEAHPDKFQGDEAGLKAAEENSKKIIEAYHFLVSINPETIKQNLPEYTETISTSTITDYKFVEGRLIINFSNGSVYEYISVPKATYVKMVNADSPGRFAKRHILNSFTWRKTINQD from the coding sequence ATGAAAAAAATAGTTGAATACCGCAAGCTGCTAAACGTAGACAAAACTGCAGAGTTAAAAGATTTAAAAACCATCTACCGTAATGCGATGAAAGAAGCGCATCCTGATAAATTTCAAGGAGATGAAGCTGGTTTAAAAGCTGCCGAAGAAAACAGTAAAAAAATTATTGAAGCTTATCATTTTTTGGTGAGTATCAATCCGGAAACAATCAAACAAAACTTACCAGAATATACAGAAACGATTTCTACATCAACAATCACAGATTACAAATTTGTTGAAGGTCGATTAATAATCAACTTTTCTAACGGAAGTGTTTATGAATACATTAGTGTGCCTAAAGCAACTTATGTAAAAATGGTAAATGCTGATTCTCCTGGAAGATTTGCAAAAAGACACATCCTTAACTCTTTTACTTGGAGAAAAACAATTAACCAAGATTAG